The Streptomyces sp. NBC_01363 region AGAGGGTGCCGGATACGGCCGCCGCGGCGGCCGAGCCCTCCAGGCCGGGCAGGCGGGCCCCGACGGTCCGGTTGAGCAGGATGTAGCAGGCCCAGCACGTCGCGGCCAGCAGAGCCAGGCCGATGCCCAGGTAGTCGGTGGACGGCGTGGGACGCGTGAGGACGGCCACCGCACCCGCTGCCGCCACCGCGGCAGCCAGGTCGATGCGGCGCCGGGACCCGGCCAGGGCCACGGCCAGTGGGCCGAGGAACTCCAGCGTGACCGCCAACCCGAGCCCGATCCGCTCGATCGCCGTGTACAGGGACAGATTCATGCCCGCGAACACCAGCGCAAGACCCAGCACGGGACGCCACTGCGCCGCCGTGAAGGACCGGAGCCGCGGCCGGCCGACGGCCCCGAGCACGACGGCGGCCACCCACTGGCGTACCGCCACCATTCCGGCAGGTCCGAGCACCGGGAACGCCAGCGCCGCGATCGAGGCCCCCGTCTGGTTGGACAGGCCGCTGCCGAGCATCAGCGCCACCCCGGCCCCGCGCCCCGTGCCCCCGGAAGGGGCGGCGCTGTCGGCTGAGGTGCCCCGGGGAGCCGCAGCGAGGAAGGAGTCGGGTTTCATGTCCTCCACGATGCGAGCGCCACCGGTATACGCAAAATGCATCCCTGCACCCACCTATACGCTGGATGCATGGATGAGACGCGGGACAGGGCGGCTGCGCTGGAGCTGAAGCATCTGCGGTGCCTGGTCGCCATCATCGACACCGGCAGCTTCACCGACGCGGCCCACGAACTCGGCATCTCCCAGGCCGCTGTCTCCCGCACCCTCGCCAGCCTCGAAAGCCTTCTCGGCGTACGGCTGTTGCACCGCACCAGCCGCAGCGTCGCCCCCACCAGTACGGGTGTCCAGACCCTGGCTCGCGCCCGCCTCCTGCTCGCCGCCGCCGACGAACTCGTCCGCGAAGCCGTCACCGGCCATACCCGCCTGCACATCGGCCATGCCTGGTCCGCCTTCGGCCGGTACACCACCGAGTTCCAGCGCCGCTGGCACGAACAGCACCCCGAGACCGACCTGCGCCTCATCCGCCACAACACCCCCACCGGCGGCCTTGCCGAAGGACTGTGCGACCTTGCCGTCATCCGTGCCCCGATCGACCTGAAGCCGTGGTCCCACGCGCAGATCGGACACGAGGCCCGCTACGTCGCTCTGGCGTCCGACGACCCCTGGGCCCGCCGTCGCAGTATCCGCTTGGACGAGATCCCCGGCCGCACCCTGGCCATCGACCGCCGAACCGGCACCACCGCCCTGGATCTGTGGCCCGAGGAGGACCGGCCCGCCGTCGAATACACCCATGACATCGACGACTGGCTCGCCGCCATCGCCACCGGCCGCTGCATCGGACTGACCCCCCAGGCCACAGCCGCCCAGTACCGCCGCGACGGCATCACCTACCGCCCCCTCCGCGGCGCCGAGCCGACTCCCGTCCACCTCATCTGGCGTGCCCACACCACGCACCCCGCCACCCACACCGCAATCGCCCTCGCCGCCGGCCTCTACCGCGAGGGCCACGGCCCCCTGCGCCCGCATGATCCGAACCCGGCCGCACGCCCCAAGTAATTCGCGGGCAGCGCGCCGCCCCGCGCCCTGTCGCCGCGACGGCGTCGCGATTCCCTGCAAGCCCCTGCCCGCCGGCGCCCGCTACGTGGTGTCGAGGTGGTAGCCCGCACGGTCACGGGCATAGAGGGCGGCGAAGGCGTTCGGCGGGGTCGGCGGCGCCGATGCCGCACAGGCGGGCGATGCGGCCCAGGCGGTAGTCCACCGTGTTGGGGTCCAGGTTGAGGTGGGCGGCCGTGGCCCTGCGGTCGAATCCGTGACGCAGAGAGGCGCGCAGGGTGTTCTCCCATTCGGGGTGACCGTCCAGCGGCTGCCGCCATCGGCCGCATCTCGGCCGTGCTCACCTTCTGTTTCGCCCTCAGCGCGCGACTGCGCGTTGTGGAACCTCGGTGCCAGCACCAATCGGCGACTACTTGTGGGTCGGCCTCACCGATCACAACGTCCAGTCCGTGACCACCCTGAAGGCCGCCGCCATCCCCGTCGCACTGGCCGGTCTGCTCATCTTCGTGCGGGTCGCCGACCGCCCGGCCCGCCGCCCCTGGTCCACCACCGGAACCCTGCTGGCCCTGACCGGCTACGCCCTGCCCGTCCTGGCCGGACCCACCGCTTTCACACGGGCCGCGCTCCTGCTGCTGACCGCCATCGGCGCCAGCGCCTCCCGGCCGGCACAGCGCCACCGACCGGCCCCTGAGCGGACGTAACACCGCACCCCGGCGCACAGCCTGCTCGCGACCGTACTGGCGACCGCTCTCAAGGGTCCGTGTCCCGCGTGAGGAGCGTACGATCGTACGCTTCAGGTGTACGATCGTACGCATGCCGACGAACCACTTCGCTGACGACCCGCGCACCAACCTGGAGCGGATGCTCGCGGGCGACCTCTACATCGCCGATGACCCCGAGATCGCCCGGCGCCAGCAGCAAGCGATGAAGCTGGCCGCCCGCTACCAGGCCGCCTACATCGAGGACGCCGACAAGGCCCGGCCGCTCCTCGCCGAACTGCTCGGCTCCGTGGGGGAGGGCGTCGACGTGCGGCCGCCGCTCTCCGTCGACTACGGCAGCAACATCACCATCGGGGCCCACACCTTCATCAACTTCAACCTGACCGCACTGGACGTCGCACAGATCGTCATCGGCGAGCACTGCCAGATCGGCCCGAACGTCCAGTTGCTCACGCCCACCCACCCCGTGGAGCCGCAGCCCCGGCGGGACAAGCTCGAAGCCGCACGCCCCATCACCATCGGCGACAACGTCTGGCTCGGCGGCGGCGCCATCGTGTGCCCCGGGGTGACGATCGGCGAGAACTCGGTGATCGGCGCCGGCGCGGTGGTCGTCAAGGACATCCCTGCCGACGTCGTCGCCGTCGGCAATCCAGCCCGCCCCGTCCGCGAGCTCTGACGGCGCTCGCATGGCCACCGGACGTACGGACCCACAGCGGCGCGAACGGATTCTCGCCGCCACGCTCGACCTCATCGCCGACGAAGGCGTCGCAGGCGTCTCCCACCGCAAGATCGCTGTCCGCGCCGACGTGCCGCTCGGCTCGATGACCTACCACTTCACCGGCATCGACGAACTGCTGCATGAAGCCTTCACGCAATTCGCCGACCACATCGTGGCCGGCTTCGACATCCGCCTCGGCCGAGCCGACAGCCTCGAAGAGGCCCGTGAGGCCGTCACCGACCTCATCCACACACTCTCCGAGGGCCCCCGTCGCGACCTGATCCTCACCCAGGAGCTCTACACTCTCGCCGCCCGCCGCCCGGAATACCGGCAGCTGTGCCAATCGTGGATGCAGCGAAGCCGCCGCATCCTCGAACGGCACTTCGACGCCGTCACCGCACGCCAAGTGGACGCGCTGATCGAGGGGCTGACCCTGCACCGCGCTCTGGACGACGCCCCTCACGACCGCGAGCTGACACGCCTGGCCGTCGCCCGCATCACCACCGCGGCACAGCCGCACCCCCGGCAGCCCG contains the following coding sequences:
- a CDS encoding sugar O-acetyltransferase, with the protein product MPTNHFADDPRTNLERMLAGDLYIADDPEIARRQQQAMKLAARYQAAYIEDADKARPLLAELLGSVGEGVDVRPPLSVDYGSNITIGAHTFINFNLTALDVAQIVIGEHCQIGPNVQLLTPTHPVEPQPRRDKLEAARPITIGDNVWLGGGAIVCPGVTIGENSVIGAGAVVVKDIPADVVAVGNPARPVREL
- a CDS encoding helix-turn-helix domain-containing protein; this translates as MDGHPEWENTLRASLRHGFDRRATAAHLNLDPNTVDYRLGRIARLCGIGAADPAERLRRPLCP
- a CDS encoding EamA family transporter, with translation MKPDSFLAAAPRGTSADSAAPSGGTGRGAGVALMLGSGLSNQTGASIAALAFPVLGPAGMVAVRQWVAAVVLGAVGRPRLRSFTAAQWRPVLGLALVFAGMNLSLYTAIERIGLGLAVTLEFLGPLAVALAGSRRRIDLAAAVAAAGAVAVLTRPTPSTDYLGIGLALLAATCWACYILLNRTVGARLPGLEGSAAAAAVSGTLYLPVGAWVLWHRPPTTAALGCALAAGVLSSAVPFLADLLALRRIPAHFFGVFMSVNPVFAALTGLIVLGQRLDSLAWLAIAVIVGANTAAVSTARRPTTRRSTT
- a CDS encoding LysR family transcriptional regulator; this encodes MDETRDRAAALELKHLRCLVAIIDTGSFTDAAHELGISQAAVSRTLASLESLLGVRLLHRTSRSVAPTSTGVQTLARARLLLAAADELVREAVTGHTRLHIGHAWSAFGRYTTEFQRRWHEQHPETDLRLIRHNTPTGGLAEGLCDLAVIRAPIDLKPWSHAQIGHEARYVALASDDPWARRRSIRLDEIPGRTLAIDRRTGTTALDLWPEEDRPAVEYTHDIDDWLAAIATGRCIGLTPQATAAQYRRDGITYRPLRGAEPTPVHLIWRAHTTHPATHTAIALAAGLYREGHGPLRPHDPNPAARPK